In one Solanum dulcamara chromosome 1, daSolDulc1.2, whole genome shotgun sequence genomic region, the following are encoded:
- the LOC129870446 gene encoding tetraspanin-6, which translates to MYRFSNTVIGFLNLFTLLASIPIIGAGLWMARSSTTCEKFLQTPLLFIGFIILIVSLAGFIGACFHVAWALWLYLFVMLFLIGALMGLTVFGFVVTSQGGGLDVPGKVYKEYHLQNYSSWLRKRIKDPQYWVTIRACILGSNTCGTLITWTPYDYLTKDLTPIQSGCCKPPTACNYGLTTMTQEADCYHWNNDPNLLCYNCDSCKAGVLEDVRRDWQKISVLNIVMLVLLIGIYSIGCCAFQNTKRAVSDYPHGENRMYKVRPRWDFYWWRWWHDRRHQLY; encoded by the exons ATGTATAGATTCAGCAACACAGTGATAGGTTTCTTGAATCTATTCACACTGTTAGCATCAATTCCAATCATAGGTGCTGGATTGTGGATGGCAAGGAGCAGTACAACATGCGAGAAATTCCTTCAAACACCACTCTTGTTCATAGGTTTCATAATTCTCATAGTTTCATTGGCAGGTTTCATAGGAGCTTGTTTCCATGTTGCATGGGCACTTTGGCTCTACTTGTTTGTCATGTTGTTCCTCATAGGGGCATTGATGGGGCTAACTGTTTTTGGTTTTGTGGTAACAAGCCAAGGTGGTGGACTGGATGTGCCTGGCAAAGTATATAAAGAGTATCATCTTCAGAATTACTCATCATGGTTGAGAAAGAGGATTAAGGATCCTCAGTATTGGGTCACTATTAGAGCTTGTATTTTGGGTTCCAACACTTGTGGTACTCTTATTACTTGGACTCCCTATGATTATCTTACCAAAGACTTGACTCCTATCCAg TCAGGATGTTGCAAGCCGCCAACAGCATGCAACTATGGATTGACAACAATGACACAGGAGGCAGATTGTTACCACTGGAACAATGATCCTAATTTGCTGTGCTATAATTGTGATTCTTGCAAGGCTGGAGTTCTTGAAGATGTGAGAAGGGATTGGCAAAAGATATCAGTTCTTAACATTGTCATGCTTGTCTTACTCATTGGGATTTACTCCATTGGTTGTTGTGCTTTCCAAAACACCAAGAGGGCTGTATCCGATTACCCACATGGTGAAAACCGTATGTATAAAGTCCGACCCAGATGGGATTTCTATTG gtGGAGATGGTGGCACGACAGGAGACATCAGCTTTATTAG